A single Calditerrivibrio sp. DNA region contains:
- a CDS encoding ABC transporter ATP-binding protein, whose amino-acid sequence MRDTILSLKNISKSFGDFQANKCISFDLKKGEILTILGENGAGKSTLMNIITGFYNHDEGDIFFEGKRVFLKSPRDAIKLGIGMVHQHFMLVKNNTVFENLLVSLKNKSFFINKSDYRKRFREIFDRFRLDIDLDIPLWKLSIGEQQWIEIIKLLVNECQILILDEPTTMLTPQETDFLFDFLINLKKEGKSIIFISHKIREVMELSDRIVILKKGELVGELKREEFDENKISQMMVGALLKDVYQKDIRPEDEILLIMSNIYAKNDKGLSDLLGFNLELRKREILGVAGISGNGQKALAEVLTGLKDPYEGKILLNGMDITYGTSKQKYIHGIAHIPEDRKAMGIAPDLTIEENLILKNFRKKEFSGFLLNKKMIQRFSQDLIDRFNIQFGLKNAPVRLLSGGNIQKVIIARELSENPTVLVALYPTRGLDVGSQEFVHQTVLEHQKKGMSTIYISEDIDELIKICDRICVIFRGKNMGYLDPRTADKKIIGKMMGGIPKND is encoded by the coding sequence ATGAGGGATACTATACTATCACTTAAGAATATATCAAAGAGTTTTGGGGATTTTCAAGCCAATAAGTGTATATCCTTTGATTTAAAAAAAGGTGAAATATTAACGATTTTAGGTGAAAATGGTGCTGGTAAAAGCACATTGATGAATATTATTACCGGTTTTTATAACCATGATGAGGGGGATATTTTTTTTGAGGGTAAAAGGGTGTTTCTCAAAAGCCCCCGTGATGCAATCAAGCTTGGAATAGGTATGGTTCACCAGCATTTTATGCTGGTAAAAAACAATACGGTTTTCGAAAATCTACTTGTTTCATTGAAAAATAAATCTTTTTTTATTAATAAATCAGACTATAGGAAAAGGTTTCGAGAAATATTTGATAGATTTCGATTAGATATAGATTTGGATATACCTCTATGGAAATTGTCTATAGGGGAACAACAATGGATCGAAATTATAAAACTTCTTGTAAATGAATGTCAAATATTGATTCTTGATGAACCAACCACAATGCTTACTCCACAGGAAACAGATTTTCTCTTCGATTTTTTGATTAATTTAAAAAAAGAGGGTAAGTCTATAATTTTTATTTCCCACAAAATCAGGGAAGTTATGGAACTATCAGATAGAATCGTCATTTTAAAAAAAGGGGAATTGGTTGGTGAGCTTAAAAGGGAAGAGTTTGATGAAAATAAGATCTCCCAAATGATGGTTGGAGCTTTGTTAAAAGATGTTTATCAAAAGGATATTAGGCCTGAAGATGAAATATTACTAATTATGTCCAATATCTATGCAAAAAATGATAAAGGGTTATCAGATCTGCTGGGATTCAATTTAGAATTACGAAAACGGGAGATTCTTGGTGTGGCAGGTATTTCTGGAAATGGTCAAAAAGCTCTTGCAGAAGTGTTAACAGGTCTAAAGGATCCCTATGAGGGTAAGATCCTTTTAAACGGTATGGATATAACTTATGGTACTTCAAAACAGAAATATATACATGGCATTGCTCACATACCAGAGGATAGAAAGGCTATGGGAATTGCTCCAGATCTAACAATAGAGGAAAATCTGATTTTGAAGAATTTTAGAAAAAAGGAGTTTTCAGGGTTTTTATTGAATAAAAAAATGATACAAAGGTTTTCCCAGGATTTAATCGATAGATTTAATATACAGTTTGGGCTTAAGAATGCTCCAGTGAGGTTATTATCTGGAGGCAACATTCAAAAGGTAATAATAGCAAGGGAGTTAAGTGAAAATCCCACTGTACTCGTTGCCCTTTATCCTACGAGAGGGCTTGATGTGGGATCCCAAGAATTTGTGCATCAGACAGTATTGGAACACCAGAAAAAGGGTATGAGTACCATTTATATCTCAGAAGATATTGATGAATTGATTAAGATTTGCGATAGAATCTGTGTAATTTTTAGGGGTAAAAATATGGGTTATTTAGATCCAAGAACTGCTGATAAAAAGATAATTGGTAAGATGATGGGAGGAATTCCTAAAAATGATTAA
- the rpe gene encoding ribulose-phosphate 3-epimerase, with protein MIVAPSILSADFSRLGEEVVAVDRAGADWIHIDVMDGCFVPNLTVGPVVIESIRKYTDKPFDTHLMIVNPEKYIEQFIAAGSDIITIHYEASVHLHRTVELIKSKGKKAGVSLNPSTPISSLEEILPYVDLVLVMSVNPGFGGQKFIESSLLKVSKLKKTIDELGLSPIIQVDGGVSDKNIFLLRDAGCNAVVAGNYIFKSLDYFKAISSLKV; from the coding sequence ATGATAGTTGCCCCTTCTATACTTAGTGCAGATTTTTCCAGGCTTGGGGAGGAGGTAGTAGCTGTAGATAGAGCTGGTGCTGATTGGATACACATTGATGTCATGGATGGATGTTTTGTACCTAACTTAACTGTAGGACCTGTAGTGATAGAGTCTATCAGAAAGTATACTGATAAGCCTTTTGATACACATCTTATGATAGTTAATCCTGAAAAGTATATAGAACAGTTTATAGCTGCTGGTTCTGATATTATTACCATTCATTATGAGGCTTCTGTACATCTTCATCGAACTGTTGAGCTTATAAAGTCTAAAGGCAAAAAAGCTGGTGTTTCGCTAAACCCTTCAACACCTATCAGCAGTTTGGAGGAGATATTACCTTATGTGGATCTTGTTCTTGTGATGAGTGTTAATCCAGGTTTTGGTGGTCAAAAGTTTATAGAAAGTTCTTTGCTGAAGGTGAGTAAGTTGAAAAAAACGATTGATGAGCTTGGGTTATCCCCCATAATTCAGGTGGATGGTGGTGTTTCAGATAAAAATATATTTTTGCTTAGGGATGCAGGTTGTAATGCTGTGGTTGCAGGTAATTATATTTTCAAATCCTTAGATTATTTCAAAGCAATAAGTTCATTGAAAGTATAG
- a CDS encoding M14/M99 family metallopeptidase has translation MIFRVLWFLVIFLIPLWGSPLDRPSVKHEVYLEGTDYELHIYRIYGKEPGKKGLIVGGIQGDEPGGYLSADLYVDSWLERGDLIIVPRANFKSIILFNRGTDGDMNRRFIDAKKKHEMDQVIDIIKGLMAESDFFLHLHDGSGFYSPVYVNPLRNPNRWGQSVIVDAEVYSCGDKVLDLGKMAKRVVAETNKKIQNKKYHFEYFNTDTDNPETKYKEMKKTATYYALKNYCIPSFGLETSKNLPDDKTKILHKTYLINEFFKIFDLKPEIPEIVLPKPFLKHIVIKHDDNFLELKNGSVVTFPLGTKLMVYDIVSNYKRGLSCDILGFNGLNDSKIPFVIEKDTDIICRKDHHVIGKITLKIQRDNVSEKYFEVEVNGVVKKIKDGQKLFLSNGDQFVLKDFDNDPTIPVNLRGFVPKNVKVNDGDDRNILIPVDKALFMKRFSSDNGTTYEVIAGSLNQVKGKFFIAIDSK, from the coding sequence ATGATATTTAGGGTATTATGGTTTCTTGTAATATTTTTGATACCTTTATGGGGTAGTCCCCTTGATAGGCCTTCGGTGAAGCATGAGGTCTATCTTGAGGGTACAGATTATGAATTACATATTTATAGGATCTACGGTAAAGAGCCAGGGAAAAAGGGGCTTATTGTTGGTGGTATTCAAGGTGATGAGCCTGGTGGGTATCTATCCGCAGACTTATATGTAGATTCTTGGCTTGAAAGGGGTGATCTGATTATTGTACCCAGAGCCAATTTTAAATCGATAATACTTTTTAATCGTGGCACAGATGGTGATATGAACAGAAGATTCATCGATGCTAAAAAAAAGCATGAAATGGATCAAGTGATAGATATTATAAAAGGGTTGATGGCTGAATCAGATTTTTTTCTACACCTACATGATGGTTCAGGTTTTTATTCCCCTGTTTATGTGAACCCATTAAGAAATCCAAACAGATGGGGTCAATCTGTTATTGTAGATGCAGAGGTCTATAGCTGTGGTGACAAGGTGTTAGACCTGGGTAAAATGGCTAAAAGGGTTGTGGCAGAAACAAATAAGAAGATTCAAAATAAGAAATATCATTTTGAGTATTTCAATACTGATACTGATAACCCGGAAACAAAGTACAAAGAGATGAAAAAGACAGCTACTTATTACGCTCTGAAAAATTATTGTATACCATCCTTTGGGCTTGAAACATCTAAAAACTTACCAGATGATAAAACAAAAATACTTCATAAGACCTATCTAATAAATGAATTTTTTAAAATATTCGATTTAAAACCTGAAATCCCTGAGATTGTTTTACCAAAACCTTTTTTGAAACATATTGTAATTAAGCATGATGATAATTTTTTAGAGTTGAAAAATGGTTCTGTGGTAACGTTCCCATTAGGGACAAAACTTATGGTTTATGATATTGTATCTAACTATAAAAGAGGGCTTTCTTGTGATATCTTGGGCTTTAATGGGCTAAATGATTCGAAAATACCTTTTGTCATTGAAAAAGATACAGATATTATCTGTAGAAAAGATCATCATGTTATAGGGAAGATCACTTTGAAAATACAACGGGATAACGTTAGTGAAAAGTATTTTGAAGTTGAAGTTAATGGGGTTGTTAAAAAAATAAAAGATGGGCAAAAGTTATTCTTAAGTAATGGTGATCAGTTTGTTTTAAAGGATTTCGATAATGATCCTACGATACCTGTGAATCTTAGAGGGTTTGTCCCTAAAAATGTCAAGGTAAATGATGGGGATGATAGAAATATTTTGATTCCAGTTGATAAGGCTCTTTTTATGAAAAGGTTTTCCAGTGATAATGGTACAACCTATGAAGTAATAGCTGGTTCTTTGAATCAGGTAAAAGGGAAGTTTTTTATTGCAATTGACAGTAAGTAA
- the hisD gene encoding histidinol dehydrogenase: MIYYNVEDILPKILSRNESQEEEYLKSVLSIINDVKKRGDEALLEYSKRYDNNCDSIIEVSKKEIIAAYDNVDEQLKLDLQLAKKNIEEYHKNQLEKSWFIERDGLILGQKITPLDRVGVYVPGGKATYPSSVLMNVIPAKVAGVKEVFLATPAKDGVINDVVLAACYISGVDRVFKIGGAQAIAAFAYGTSSVPKVDKIVGPGNIYVALAKKIVFGRVDIDMIAGPSEILVIADESANPKFIAADMLSQAEHDELASAITITDSVKIAEETQKYLLSFLEKLPKKDIAEMSLKNYGGIVVVKNLDEAVEISNKIAPEHLELAVSNPFELLPKIKHAGAIFLGHYTPEAMGDYFAGPNHTLPTGGTARFSSPLGTYDFFKRSSIIAYPRDMFYKHKDSVIRLAYSEDLAAHALSVSVRWEE; this comes from the coding sequence ATGATTTACTATAATGTTGAGGACATCTTACCTAAGATCTTAAGTAGAAATGAAAGCCAAGAAGAGGAGTATCTAAAAAGTGTTCTTTCTATAATCAATGATGTTAAGAAAAGGGGCGATGAAGCGTTACTAGAATATTCTAAGCGTTATGATAACAATTGTGATAGTATAATTGAAGTATCAAAAAAGGAGATCATTGCTGCTTATGATAATGTCGATGAACAGTTAAAACTTGATCTCCAACTGGCAAAGAAGAATATTGAAGAGTATCACAAAAACCAGTTGGAAAAATCATGGTTTATCGAGAGGGATGGTTTGATTTTGGGGCAAAAGATAACTCCCCTTGACAGGGTAGGGGTTTATGTACCTGGTGGAAAGGCAACCTACCCTTCATCTGTGTTGATGAATGTAATACCTGCAAAAGTTGCTGGTGTTAAAGAGGTTTTTTTAGCAACCCCAGCAAAGGATGGAGTTATAAACGATGTGGTTTTAGCTGCCTGTTACATCTCTGGTGTGGATAGAGTATTTAAGATCGGTGGGGCCCAAGCAATAGCAGCTTTCGCTTATGGGACTTCCTCTGTACCGAAAGTGGATAAAATAGTTGGGCCCGGTAATATTTATGTTGCGTTGGCCAAAAAGATTGTTTTTGGTAGGGTTGACATAGATATGATAGCTGGGCCGAGTGAAATTTTGGTGATTGCCGATGAATCTGCAAATCCCAAATTTATTGCTGCAGATATGTTATCACAGGCGGAGCATGATGAACTTGCCTCTGCTATAACTATTACAGACAGCGTAAAGATTGCTGAAGAGACTCAAAAATATTTACTCAGTTTCCTTGAAAAATTACCCAAAAAAGATATTGCTGAAATGTCACTAAAAAACTATGGTGGAATTGTAGTGGTAAAGAATCTTGATGAAGCTGTTGAAATATCAAATAAGATTGCTCCAGAGCATTTAGAGCTTGCAGTGTCAAACCCTTTTGAATTGTTGCCAAAGATAAAGCATGCAGGTGCAATCTTTTTGGGGCATTATACACCGGAAGCAATGGGGGATTATTTTGCAGGACCTAATCATACGTTGCCTACAGGTGGTACAGCACGTTTTTCTTCCCCTCTCGGAACGTATGATTTTTTCAAGCGTTCAAGTATTATAGCTTATCCGAGGGATATGTTTTATAAACATAAGGATAGTGTGATTCGGTTGGCTTATTCTGAAGATCTTGCAGCCCATGCCTTGTCAGTATCTGTTAGGTGGGAAGAATGA
- a CDS encoding L,D-transpeptidase family protein, giving the protein MIKVKMLKYLLFFLLFLATDLYAANKILADVMAKGVSYQKVFLVDKSAKKSFLIEIKNDSISILKEFDGLIIGEGNGDKRKEGDKKTPTGVYYVTGFIPQSKLDKIYGTGAFPLNYPNFVDKLYGKTGHGIWIHGRDPKEHKQASKGCVVLKNEDIDYLRSIDFLGTPVVIAEHLTYTDEINYNSEKSFWLNFLNEFYESWKNNDINRLSKLIHVRFKDSKHSSYAEYIQRKKALMEMYPDKKIVFENIKIYKENDSEVVFDFDQYYSAPNITTYGTKRLYLIKEANDFKIIAEEYIQKPIPDRFKNVVLEKSEKPKVEVKEQTKVVVSDNKQEKKLPDNKTTKEEKLKGKDFDGMVKDFVKEWKESWESKDIDRYIAFYGEDFRSGKLDYKGWKEDKKAKFERIKSIKVDITDLKIKRLSDSRYEVTFKQIYKTESMNNKGIKKLTISKEGSSFKIVGESWSPSR; this is encoded by the coding sequence ATGATTAAAGTAAAAATGCTGAAATACTTACTTTTCTTTTTGCTTTTTCTTGCTACAGATTTGTATGCTGCAAACAAGATATTAGCAGATGTTATGGCAAAGGGTGTAAGCTATCAAAAGGTTTTTCTTGTTGATAAAAGTGCTAAGAAATCATTTCTGATTGAGATTAAAAACGATTCTATTAGCATCTTAAAGGAATTTGATGGATTGATTATAGGTGAAGGTAACGGTGATAAAAGAAAAGAGGGTGACAAAAAAACACCTACGGGAGTTTATTATGTTACAGGTTTTATCCCCCAATCAAAGCTTGATAAAATCTATGGTACCGGTGCTTTCCCATTAAATTATCCAAATTTTGTTGATAAGCTATATGGTAAAACTGGTCATGGCATATGGATTCATGGTAGAGATCCTAAGGAGCATAAGCAGGCCTCAAAAGGGTGTGTAGTGTTAAAAAATGAAGATATTGATTATCTCAGATCGATCGACTTTTTAGGGACTCCTGTGGTTATTGCAGAACATCTTACATATACCGATGAAATAAATTATAATTCGGAAAAATCTTTTTGGCTGAACTTCTTAAATGAGTTTTATGAAAGCTGGAAAAATAATGACATAAATAGACTTAGTAAATTGATACATGTTCGTTTTAAAGATAGTAAGCATAGCAGTTATGCTGAATATATTCAACGCAAAAAAGCTCTTATGGAGATGTATCCTGATAAGAAGATAGTTTTTGAAAATATAAAGATATATAAAGAGAATGATAGCGAAGTTGTTTTCGATTTTGATCAATATTATTCGGCACCAAACATCACAACCTATGGTACAAAAAGGCTATATCTCATTAAAGAGGCAAACGATTTTAAGATCATAGCTGAGGAATACATTCAAAAGCCTATTCCTGATAGATTTAAAAATGTGGTATTAGAAAAGTCTGAAAAACCTAAAGTTGAAGTCAAGGAGCAGACCAAAGTTGTAGTATCTGATAACAAGCAGGAGAAGAAGCTACCTGATAATAAAACGACAAAAGAGGAAAAACTTAAAGGTAAAGATTTTGACGGCATGGTGAAGGATTTTGTAAAAGAATGGAAAGAAAGTTGGGAGTCAAAGGATATTGACAGGTATATAGCCTTTTATGGTGAAGATTTTAGGTCAGGTAAATTGGACTACAAGGGTTGGAAAGAAGATAAAAAAGCTAAGTTTGAGCGGATTAAGTCGATCAAAGTTGATATAACTGATCTTAAAATTAAAAGGTTGAGTGATTCAAGGTATGAGGTGACATTTAAACAGATCTATAAAACAGAATCGATGAACAACAAGGGGATCAAAAAACTTACAATATCTAAAGAGGGTAGCAGTTTTAAGATTGTTGGAGAAAGCTGGAGCCCCAGTAGATGA
- a CDS encoding ABC transporter permease, which translates to MIKIEKRVSIHPLMKSFSKVLSFLLGIVISSFFLKIVDVDIVDLLQNIYLDAFGSMYSFTELLVKTIPLLICSIGVSVAFKMKLWNIGSEGQLYMGALGATLVALFFPIKSHFLMISTMFVASFILGGLWSGIAGFLKMKLNINEIIVTLLLNYIAILFINFLVYGPLKDPQGFNFPYTKKFQEIAKLAVISDTRLHTGIFIALILLFFYYILMEKSVWGYEIRVIGSNPNAARYAGIDINKNILLIMFLSGGISALAGFCEVSGVIHRLQHTISPGYGYTAIIIAWLSNQNSLGILFSSIFMAVIFLAGDTLQLSYQLPVSLVNAFQGMILFSLLVSDFFIHHKIVLKWRKDV; encoded by the coding sequence ATGATTAAGATTGAAAAGAGGGTTTCGATACATCCTTTAATGAAAAGTTTTTCTAAGGTTTTGTCATTTTTACTTGGGATAGTGATAAGTTCGTTTTTTCTTAAGATAGTTGATGTGGATATTGTTGATCTTTTACAGAATATATATCTTGATGCTTTTGGTTCTATGTATTCCTTTACAGAACTGTTGGTTAAAACAATACCTTTATTGATTTGCAGTATTGGTGTTTCGGTGGCTTTTAAAATGAAATTGTGGAATATAGGTTCAGAAGGTCAACTATATATGGGTGCTTTGGGTGCTACATTAGTTGCACTATTTTTCCCTATTAAATCTCATTTTTTAATGATAAGTACCATGTTTGTTGCTTCTTTCATACTTGGTGGTTTATGGAGTGGTATAGCTGGGTTTCTTAAGATGAAGCTAAATATAAATGAAATTATAGTAACACTTCTGTTGAACTATATAGCAATTCTTTTTATCAACTTTCTTGTTTATGGACCTCTTAAGGATCCTCAAGGCTTTAATTTTCCTTATACAAAAAAGTTTCAAGAAATTGCAAAGCTTGCTGTGATAAGTGATACAAGACTTCATACAGGGATCTTCATAGCTCTGATACTTTTATTCTTTTACTATATTTTGATGGAAAAATCTGTATGGGGTTATGAGATAAGAGTCATTGGAAGTAATCCAAATGCAGCAAGATACGCTGGTATAGATATAAATAAAAATATTCTGTTGATCATGTTTTTAAGTGGTGGAATAAGTGCATTGGCTGGTTTTTGTGAAGTTTCTGGAGTTATCCATAGGTTGCAGCATACAATATCACCTGGATACGGTTATACTGCTATTATCATTGCGTGGCTCTCCAATCAGAATAGCTTGGGGATTCTATTTTCTTCTATATTTATGGCAGTAATTTTTTTAGCTGGAGATACTCTTCAATTAAGTTATCAATTGCCTGTTTCCCTTGTTAATGCTTTTCAAGGTATGATCTTGTTTTCTCTTTTAGTGTCTGATTTTTTTATACATCATAAAATAGTGCTTAAATGGAGAAAAGATGTTTGA
- a CDS encoding sensor domain-containing diguanylate cyclase: protein MKKVNDILKENQLLKKELEGILEVITENEVKLRGLKVVEFSFLLSESIAEIDEKAMSYLEEIFEIDKAVLFINKDELIIELDGSLKHILMANTKTFNYFFLEKRPYLGDSTVNLISEFNVYDSIGSYLIAPIILYDRFLGSLNLYSRNPRRYTSDYNSDFIKDLCFKIGVSLRNLNTRQMLVNQSMIDESSNCYNKKAMYIFLASYINRCYRYGQPFSFILLDINDFKKINDKKGHLVGDKVLSEFGKSLLKSFRKSDIIGRFGGDEFYIITPETEENRLKAMIKKCETLLSNIYKDLGLKNKAVVAYGLTTVRTIDKANENPEVIFKLSDTELYKMKKEKHVRR from the coding sequence ATGAAAAAAGTAAATGATATACTCAAAGAAAATCAACTGCTCAAGAAAGAATTGGAAGGTATCTTAGAGGTAATCACGGAAAATGAGGTTAAGCTTAGGGGTTTAAAGGTTGTGGAGTTTTCGTTTTTACTTTCGGAGAGTATTGCTGAAATAGATGAAAAGGCTATGAGCTATCTTGAGGAGATTTTTGAGATAGATAAGGCTGTTCTTTTTATCAATAAAGATGAGCTTATAATAGAATTAGATGGTTCTTTAAAACATATACTTATGGCAAATACCAAGACATTTAATTATTTTTTCTTAGAAAAAAGACCTTACCTTGGGGATAGCACGGTGAATCTGATTTCAGAATTCAACGTTTATGATAGTATAGGTTCGTATCTAATTGCTCCTATTATCCTATATGATAGGTTTTTAGGTAGTCTAAACCTATATAGTAGGAATCCTCGAAGGTACACAAGTGATTATAATTCAGATTTTATAAAAGATCTATGTTTTAAGATAGGTGTATCCCTCAGGAATCTCAACACAAGACAGATGCTTGTGAATCAATCGATGATAGATGAATCCTCCAATTGTTATAATAAAAAGGCAATGTATATATTTCTTGCATCTTATATAAACAGGTGTTATCGGTATGGGCAACCATTCTCTTTCATTTTATTAGATATAAACGATTTTAAGAAGATAAATGATAAAAAGGGACATTTAGTAGGCGATAAGGTTTTATCAGAGTTCGGGAAATCTTTACTTAAGTCGTTTCGTAAAAGTGATATTATTGGTAGGTTTGGTGGTGATGAGTTTTATATTATTACACCTGAGACGGAGGAGAATAGGTTAAAGGCGATGATCAAGAAATGTGAGACTTTATTGTCGAATATTTATAAAGATCTCGGTTTGAAAAATAAAGCTGTAGTTGCCTATGGGCTTACTACTGTAAGAACAATTGATAAGGCCAATGAAAACCCAGAGGTGATATTTAAATTATCAGATACCGAACTATATAAAATGAAAAAGGAGAAGCATGTAAGAAGATGA
- a CDS encoding diguanylate cyclase, translated as MPEALIVEDSKFFQKIIENELRELDYNTVCVSNLSEAREQLRSNKRFHIVTIDIELPDGSGYDLCREIKEDPKFSYLQPIIITSTTEKDSRKKAFDSGAIAYIEKDAVQRLLKNYIKNILSIINNISYSNNWVILLEDSDFQRKYMKSILEFAGLKVIDFKDNKSLLTFLEDERPVVDLALLDYFLESGTSLETISYLRSSKMYEQVPVITLTVSNELSHKYEIFMMGANDFILKPFDTGDFYLRIRNQLRTKYLLDMLDAKNKLLMISSITDELTKLYNRRFFWENLEKEAKRHNRTNSEYSIIMLDIDHFKMINDKYGHSTGDLVLSDVAFTIKNAIRNTDVVARYGGEEFIVLLPDTKKENALKVGEKILNAIRDIPVNFRKAPITTSAGLASSSERDHYEKVIALADERLYKAKNNGRNRIEYD; from the coding sequence ATGCCAGAAGCACTAATTGTTGAAGATAGTAAGTTTTTTCAAAAGATTATAGAAAATGAGTTAAGGGAATTGGACTATAATACAGTTTGTGTTTCAAATCTAAGTGAAGCCAGGGAGCAGCTGCGGAGTAATAAAAGATTTCATATAGTTACGATAGATATAGAATTACCTGATGGTTCAGGTTATGATTTATGCAGAGAGATCAAAGAAGATCCCAAATTTAGCTACTTGCAGCCCATAATAATTACATCAACTACAGAGAAAGATAGCCGTAAAAAAGCTTTTGATTCTGGGGCTATTGCTTATATTGAAAAAGATGCGGTTCAAAGATTATTGAAAAACTACATAAAGAATATCCTATCCATAATAAACAATATATCGTACTCAAATAACTGGGTAATTCTACTGGAAGACAGTGATTTTCAAAGAAAATATATGAAAAGTATCCTTGAGTTTGCTGGTTTGAAAGTAATAGATTTTAAGGACAATAAATCTCTACTAACTTTTCTGGAGGATGAGCGTCCTGTTGTGGATCTGGCTTTGCTTGATTATTTTTTGGAGTCTGGGACATCATTGGAGACAATATCTTATCTTAGAAGCTCAAAGATGTATGAACAGGTGCCTGTGATAACATTAACGGTATCCAATGAATTATCTCATAAATACGAAATATTTATGATGGGTGCCAACGATTTTATTTTAAAGCCTTTCGATACAGGTGATTTTTATTTAAGAATAAGGAATCAGTTAAGAACTAAGTATCTACTTGATATGTTGGATGCCAAAAATAAGCTTTTAATGATATCGTCCATCACTGATGAGCTTACCAAGTTGTACAATAGAAGATTTTTTTGGGAAAACCTTGAGAAAGAAGCTAAGAGACACAACAGAACTAATTCAGAATATTCTATTATCATGTTAGATATCGATCATTTCAAAATGATAAATGATAAATATGGCCACTCTACGGGGGATTTAGTATTAAGCGATGTGGCTTTTACAATTAAAAACGCGATTAGGAACACTGACGTTGTTGCAAGATATGGTGGAGAAGAGTTTATAGTTTTACTGCCTGATACAAAAAAGGAAAATGCTCTAAAGGTAGGGGAAAAGATATTAAATGCTATTAGGGATATCCCCGTGAATTTTAGAAAAGCGCCAATTACAACAAGTGCTGGGTTAGCGAGTTCTTCTGAAAGGGATCATTATGAAAAGGTAATAGCTCTTGCAGATGAAAGGTTATACAAAGCAAAAAACAATGGGAGAAATAGGATTGAGTATGATTAA
- a CDS encoding BMP family ABC transporter substrate-binding protein, with protein MLKNIFLALIMFVIALPVYAKDLNVGFVYVGPVGDGGWTYAHDMGRKELEKLPFVKKTQIIESVPEGADATRVITNLAKKGYNLIFTTSFGYMDPTIEVAKKFKDVVFMHCSGYKTAENVGTYFGRMYQARYLSGIIAGAMTKSNIIGYVAAHPIPEVIRGINAFTLGVRSMNPNAVVKVVWTNTWFDPATERNAADSLLDVGADVLTMHQDTPATLQAAEKRGKYVIGYNSDMRKYAPNGFLTAPVWNWGVLYKEIATRVHKGTWKPEAIWWGMDTKIVDLAPISPKVPANVVDRVNKEKADIIAGKNKIFVGPIKDNQGNLVVPAGKVMTDQELLSFNFFVEGVQGTIKK; from the coding sequence ATGCTTAAAAACATCTTTTTAGCTCTAATTATGTTTGTTATTGCTTTACCTGTCTATGCTAAAGATCTTAATGTGGGGTTTGTTTATGTAGGTCCAGTTGGTGATGGTGGCTGGACTTATGCCCATGATATGGGTAGAAAAGAGTTGGAAAAGTTGCCTTTTGTTAAAAAAACCCAGATAATAGAATCTGTCCCAGAAGGTGCTGATGCAACAAGGGTTATAACAAATCTTGCTAAAAAAGGATACAACCTCATTTTTACAACAAGTTTTGGATATATGGATCCAACTATAGAGGTTGCAAAAAAGTTTAAAGATGTAGTCTTTATGCATTGTTCAGGTTATAAAACTGCTGAAAATGTAGGAACATATTTTGGCCGTATGTATCAGGCAAGATATCTCAGCGGTATCATTGCCGGAGCGATGACAAAAAGTAATATCATCGGTTATGTTGCTGCCCATCCGATACCAGAGGTTATTAGGGGGATAAATGCTTTTACATTAGGTGTAAGGAGTATGAATCCTAATGCTGTAGTTAAAGTTGTTTGGACTAATACATGGTTTGATCCTGCAACGGAGAGGAATGCGGCAGATAGTCTGCTTGATGTTGGGGCTGATGTGTTAACTATGCATCAGGATACGCCTGCCACGCTTCAGGCTGCAGAAAAGAGGGGCAAGTATGTCATTGGTTATAATTCTGATATGAGGAAATATGCCCCAAATGGTTTTTTAACTGCACCTGTCTGGAATTGGGGTGTGTTATATAAGGAGATTGCTACAAGGGTACATAAGGGGACATGGAAGCCTGAAGCTATTTGGTGGGGTATGGATACCAAAATAGTTGATCTTGCTCCAATTAGTCCAAAAGTACCTGCCAATGTAGTGGATAGGGTAAATAAAGAGAAGGCAGATATTATTGCAGGAAAAAACAAGATTTTTGTTGGACCAATAAAGGATAATCAAGGCAATCTTGTAGTGCCAGCTGGTAAAGTGATGACGGATCAGGAACTGTTGAGTTTTAACTTTTTTGTAGAGGGTGTTCAGGGAACAATAAAGAAATAA